From Denitrovibrio acetiphilus DSM 12809, the proteins below share one genomic window:
- a CDS encoding DMT family transporter: MPFIAFWVLGVIWGSNFIYMKLAVELISPMQVLLYRVFFGFVPVFLYARAKGVLKLEHLKYSHHFIIMSLLATTVYYYGFVKGTSLLLSGVAGAVSGAIPLFTFILGIVFIPEEKATLKKATGIVIGFAGVLMIALQSGHDIMSSNLIGVLYISAGALCLGASFVYAKNFVMPLKLPAAALTTYQLGFGLIELLVVTKYQGLGNVFTDMHSAIGLILGLGLLGTGLAYIIYYYLVERLGAVSASSVTYLPPVVALLIGAFIVGEPISLTSYAATAMIFAGVFLLKKR, encoded by the coding sequence ATGCCTTTTATCGCTTTCTGGGTTCTAGGAGTGATATGGGGGAGTAATTTTATCTATATGAAGCTTGCAGTTGAGCTCATAAGCCCTATGCAGGTGCTTTTATACAGGGTGTTTTTCGGGTTTGTACCTGTTTTTTTATATGCCCGCGCGAAGGGGGTTCTTAAGCTTGAGCATTTAAAATATTCGCATCATTTTATTATTATGTCTCTTCTTGCGACCACAGTATATTACTACGGCTTTGTGAAAGGAACATCTCTGCTTTTGTCTGGTGTGGCTGGTGCTGTGAGTGGTGCTATCCCTTTGTTTACATTTATTCTCGGCATAGTCTTTATCCCTGAGGAGAAAGCTACACTAAAAAAAGCGACGGGTATTGTTATAGGTTTTGCAGGAGTTCTGATGATAGCACTCCAGTCTGGTCACGATATTATGTCTTCTAATTTAATTGGGGTTCTTTACATATCTGCCGGTGCGCTGTGTCTGGGAGCATCTTTTGTCTATGCTAAAAATTTTGTAATGCCCCTTAAGCTTCCTGCCGCTGCGCTTACAACGTATCAGCTTGGTTTCGGTTTGATTGAGCTTCTGGTGGTGACGAAATATCAAGGTCTGGGAAATGTCTTTACCGATATGCATTCCGCGATAGGGCTTATTTTAGGGCTTGGTCTTTTAGGTACAGGGCTGGCTTATATAATATATTATTATCTGGTGGAAAGGCTTGGGGCTGTTTCTGCTTCTTCTGTAACGTATCTCCCCCCTGTTGTTGCTTTGCTCATTGGCGCTTTTATTGTTGGTGAACCCATATCCCTAACAAGTTACGCTGCAACAGCAATGATATTTGCCGGTGTTTTTCTGCTGAAAAAGAGATAA
- a CDS encoding YbfB/YjiJ family MFS transporter — MKILTALLGGASALFLAMGVARFAFTPVLPLMQSDFGFSDTVSGALASVNYLGYLLGAFYAGYLSVTKRAYPFFIVSIPVSLLLVGVMYIHNYPLWYVVRFISGFLSAVVFVMSAEFIMDHLAKYRRPHLGGVIYSGIGGGMVLSGMTVPMLSEYFNSSQIWLWLAVLSIPPAIIAIKYTPKPDTYEKTVPKTGKSVNRLIYLLSAAYLLEGAGYIITGTFISVIVMRGTGSVILSGYVWVIAGLGAVVMTPMWAILARHTGVANAMIAAFAVQALSIAAPVISDGMFATMVGAVGFGGTFLGIVSLALAYGRQLSPGGTTTSVLTVFFSIGQITGPLIAGYIADRTGDFKIPVLLAASAVALGGLLTYIIKIGEKHADT; from the coding sequence ATGAAAATATTAACTGCACTGCTTGGCGGTGCATCAGCTTTATTTCTTGCAATGGGAGTCGCCAGATTTGCCTTTACTCCTGTTCTCCCGCTTATGCAGTCCGACTTCGGCTTCTCAGACACTGTTTCCGGAGCACTTGCCTCTGTCAACTATCTGGGTTATCTACTCGGTGCATTCTATGCCGGATATCTTTCGGTGACAAAGCGTGCTTACCCGTTTTTCATTGTTTCGATCCCCGTCAGCCTCCTTCTTGTGGGGGTCATGTACATACATAACTACCCCTTATGGTACGTTGTCAGGTTTATATCCGGGTTCCTTTCAGCCGTGGTGTTTGTTATGAGCGCAGAATTCATAATGGATCATCTGGCGAAATACAGGCGCCCGCACCTTGGGGGGGTGATATACAGCGGGATAGGCGGCGGGATGGTGCTGTCGGGGATGACAGTACCTATGTTGTCTGAATATTTCAACTCTTCACAAATATGGCTGTGGCTGGCAGTTTTAAGCATACCTCCCGCAATCATTGCTATAAAATATACGCCAAAACCGGACACTTACGAAAAGACAGTACCCAAAACCGGAAAAAGCGTTAACAGGCTTATATATCTCCTCTCCGCTGCGTATCTTCTGGAGGGGGCGGGCTACATCATCACCGGTACTTTCATCTCTGTTATAGTTATGCGCGGAACAGGCTCTGTGATACTTTCCGGATATGTATGGGTGATTGCCGGTCTTGGAGCTGTTGTCATGACTCCCATGTGGGCGATACTGGCAAGACATACAGGGGTTGCGAACGCTATGATTGCAGCCTTTGCTGTGCAGGCACTCTCCATTGCCGCTCCTGTCATATCAGATGGAATGTTTGCCACAATGGTGGGGGCTGTTGGGTTCGGCGGAACCTTTCTGGGGATAGTATCTCTTGCCCTCGCCTACGGAAGACAGCTCAGTCCGGGCGGAACAACGACATCAGTTCTCACTGTTTTCTTCAGCATAGGTCAGATAACAGGTCCATTGATCGCCGGATACATTGCAGACCGAACAGGTGATTTCAAAATCCCGGTGCTTTTGGCCGCATCCGCTGTGGCTCTGGGCGGTCTGCTGACATACATTATAAAAATAGGAGAAAAACATGCCGATACTTAA
- the trhA gene encoding PAQR family membrane homeostasis protein TrhA: MVIKDPVSGLSHLAGAILSVVALALLVSLAAYNSTAWHVVSFSIYGACMILLYLASAAYHIFPLKEKGTRILKRIDHVMIFMMIAGTYTPFCLVPLRGGWGWSIFGVVWGIAFLGIFFKLFFIYASRWYSTILYIVMGWISVVAIYPIIKSIPAGGVLWLAAGGMCYTIGAVVYARKKPDPWPGVFGFHEIWHFFVLGGSFCHFIVMLRYLVWIR; the protein is encoded by the coding sequence ATGGTTATTAAAGATCCCGTTAGTGGGCTTTCACATCTTGCCGGTGCTATTTTATCAGTAGTTGCGCTGGCACTTCTTGTTTCTCTGGCTGCTTATAATTCAACAGCTTGGCACGTTGTGTCATTTTCTATATATGGTGCATGTATGATCCTTTTGTACCTTGCCAGTGCCGCTTATCATATTTTCCCTTTAAAAGAGAAGGGGACACGCATTCTGAAAAGGATAGACCATGTGATGATATTCATGATGATCGCAGGGACATACACTCCGTTTTGTCTTGTTCCGCTTAGGGGCGGATGGGGGTGGAGTATCTTTGGTGTGGTGTGGGGGATAGCTTTTCTGGGTATATTCTTTAAGTTGTTTTTCATATATGCATCCAGATGGTATTCTACGATACTTTATATCGTTATGGGGTGGATAAGTGTTGTTGCGATATATCCCATTATTAAAAGCATTCCTGCCGGTGGTGTACTGTGGCTTGCTGCGGGCGGCATGTGCTACACAATCGGCGCTGTCGTTTATGCCCGTAAAAAACCCGACCCTTGGCCCGGAGTTTTTGGTTTTCACGAGATATGGCACTTTTTCGTTCTTGGCGGTAGCTTTTGCCATTTTATAGTGATGCTGCGCTATCTGGTCTGGATACGCTAA
- a CDS encoding MBL fold metallo-hydrolase: MKITIIVDNYVDTACLLAEHGFACLVEANGKKILFDTGQGEVLLKNMEHIGVEKDLDMIVFSHGHYDHTGGLCKNMHTLSGYTKEMFASEFIFDDHLKKGDRSEYSYIGIGATEEGIRDMYNLHLTSGLTEIADGIYLSGTIGRVEEFSADKLLYSCINDRYCKDMFRDEQYMVIKDGSGVHVITGCTHCGVVNLLADVRTKFPDEQILSLTGGLHMFRSTDEQISHIIEHLKREGINRIFTGHCTGLNAAFKMQKSLGETVTIAKVGMQFSL; the protein is encoded by the coding sequence ATGAAAATAACTATTATTGTTGATAATTACGTTGATACTGCATGCCTTCTGGCAGAGCATGGGTTCGCCTGTCTTGTTGAGGCAAACGGCAAAAAAATACTTTTTGATACCGGACAAGGTGAGGTGCTGCTTAAAAACATGGAGCACATAGGTGTGGAGAAAGACCTGGACATGATTGTCTTTTCGCACGGACATTATGACCATACGGGCGGACTTTGTAAAAATATGCATACACTTTCAGGATATACGAAAGAGATGTTTGCAAGCGAATTCATATTTGATGACCATCTGAAAAAAGGGGACAGATCGGAATATTCATATATCGGGATAGGGGCGACAGAAGAGGGTATACGGGATATGTATAATCTACATCTCACCAGCGGACTCACAGAGATAGCGGACGGAATATATCTGTCTGGGACAATTGGCAGAGTTGAAGAGTTCAGCGCTGATAAGCTTCTCTATTCCTGTATAAATGACAGATACTGCAAAGATATGTTTCGTGATGAGCAGTATATGGTTATAAAGGATGGGAGCGGTGTTCATGTGATAACAGGATGTACTCACTGTGGTGTGGTTAACCTTCTGGCTGATGTGCGGACAAAGTTTCCTGATGAGCAGATTCTTTCTCTCACAGGCGGGCTGCATATGTTTCGTTCAACTGACGAACAGATAAGTCATATTATAGAACATCTTAAGCGTGAGGGGATCAACAGGATTTTTACGGGGCACTGCACAGGGCTGAATGCAGCTTTTAAGATGCAGAAGAGCCTCGGGGAAACAGTTACTATTGCAAAAGTGGGGATGCAGTTCAGTCTTTAG
- a CDS encoding GFA family protein — protein sequence MRYVGSCLCGKVTFEVVGDFEHFYLCHCEHCRKDTGSAHAANLFSSSASLNWLSGESLVKVFDYKSSGHIKSFCTDCGSALPNIQMEGKLIVVPAGCLDVDVPLRPQGHIFCANRANWDDSLESVPGFDQLPE from the coding sequence ATGCGTTATGTTGGGTCGTGCCTATGTGGTAAGGTTACTTTTGAGGTGGTGGGTGATTTTGAACATTTTTATCTTTGCCATTGTGAACATTGCAGGAAAGACACCGGATCGGCTCACGCCGCAAATCTGTTTTCTTCATCAGCCAGTCTGAACTGGCTTTCCGGTGAAAGCCTTGTGAAGGTTTTTGATTATAAGTCCAGCGGACATATAAAAAGTTTTTGCACTGACTGCGGCTCTGCACTCCCTAATATTCAGATGGAGGGGAAACTTATTGTTGTTCCAGCCGGATGTCTGGATGTTGATGTCCCTTTGAGACCTCAGGGGCATATCTTCTGTGCAAACAGAGCCAACTGGGACGATAGCTTAGAATCTGTCCCCGGTTTCGATCAGCTTCCTGAATAA
- a CDS encoding tautomerase family protein codes for MPILNLTMTKEDGGATPEQKKALIAGFTNVFADVMGRGAKTMVVTIQELDTDSYGIGGETVTDLRKK; via the coding sequence ATGCCGATACTTAATCTTACAATGACAAAAGAAGACGGAGGAGCAACACCGGAGCAGAAAAAGGCGCTTATCGCAGGATTTACAAATGTATTCGCTGATGTTATGGGGCGGGGAGCCAAGACAATGGTCGTAACAATTCAGGAGCTAGACACAGACAGCTACGGCATAGGCGGGGAAACGGTCACAGATTTAAGGAAAAAATAA
- a CDS encoding glycoside hydrolase family protein, whose protein sequence is MDEIIKRIKVYEGYSEKPYVCPAGKWTIGYGYNYEDRGFRTDEITEILRNGFSVGLAEKLLIRDVQECIRALGNIYPFFKKLDEVRHAVLADMVYQLGMNGFKEFRKMLYAVQQGDYGRASEEMRDSLWYGQSGRRSVINTTQMKTGEWEEII, encoded by the coding sequence ATGGATGAAATTATTAAACGTATTAAGGTTTATGAAGGCTACAGCGAAAAGCCGTATGTCTGCCCGGCTGGGAAATGGACAATAGGGTATGGCTACAACTATGAAGACAGAGGATTTCGCACAGATGAAATTACTGAAATACTGCGAAATGGCTTTAGTGTGGGGCTGGCTGAAAAGCTGCTGATACGAGATGTGCAGGAGTGTATCCGTGCCCTCGGCAATATCTATCCATTTTTCAAAAAGCTTGATGAAGTGAGACATGCGGTTCTTGCGGATATGGTTTATCAGCTCGGTATGAATGGTTTTAAGGAGTTCAGAAAAATGCTGTATGCGGTTCAGCAGGGGGACTATGGAAGAGCTTCCGAAGAGATGAGGGATAGTCTGTGGTATGGGCAGTCCGGCAGAAGAAGCGTAATAAACACAACTCAGATGAAAACCGGAGAGTGGGAGGAGATAATCTGA
- a CDS encoding coproporphyrinogen III oxidase family protein — protein MSGFPKERSFLSGVHNTSNENSIERIQWDVTAKLARAVMKQAVRYYLRFSEDNIKTLPAPDFTKDYLLYIHIPFCATLCPYCSFHRFKIHEETARKYFLLLREEMRMTADLGYNFTSAYFGGGTTSILPDELAKTIELARELFDIKEISCETDPNHIDDASMKHTVGRIDRLSVGVQSFNDMHLESIGRLEKFGSGEKQFEKISNILKEFSVVNIDMIYNFPSQTEAELITDIKTVRKLSPQQVTFYPLMYAPFAGEKLKKLLGKSEHKTEAEFYKIILKRMTSPYIQKTSWNFAINEEQFIDEYVVEHSEYVGLGSGAFSFLNNTLYANSFSLKRYAEKIRNGRSSVSKSVSFSKHSISQYRMMVEMFGLSGRPAHRPLLEYTALKSLGAVSRTGSETVITPKGRFILSTMMKGFYNGMDYIRETMRKDLTREDEYIK, from the coding sequence ATGAGCGGCTTCCCAAAAGAAAGATCATTCCTCTCAGGAGTACACAATACTTCAAATGAGAATTCTATCGAACGCATCCAGTGGGATGTCACGGCAAAACTTGCCAGAGCGGTAATGAAACAGGCTGTCAGGTATTATCTCAGATTTTCTGAAGACAACATTAAAACCCTTCCGGCTCCTGACTTCACAAAGGACTATCTGCTTTATATCCATATACCTTTTTGTGCAACACTATGCCCTTACTGTTCATTCCACAGATTTAAAATACACGAAGAAACTGCAAGAAAATACTTCTTACTTCTTCGTGAAGAGATGCGAATGACCGCCGATCTGGGATATAATTTCACCTCTGCATACTTCGGAGGGGGAACAACCTCTATCCTGCCCGATGAACTGGCAAAAACCATAGAACTTGCCAGAGAACTGTTTGACATAAAAGAAATCTCCTGCGAAACAGACCCTAACCACATCGACGATGCAAGCATGAAACACACAGTGGGGCGTATAGACAGGCTGTCTGTGGGAGTACAGTCTTTTAACGACATGCATCTTGAAAGTATCGGCAGGCTTGAAAAATTTGGTTCTGGTGAAAAGCAGTTCGAAAAGATATCAAATATATTGAAAGAATTCTCTGTCGTAAATATTGACATGATATATAATTTTCCTTCACAAACAGAAGCAGAGCTCATCACAGATATTAAAACTGTCCGGAAACTGTCCCCGCAGCAGGTTACTTTTTACCCGCTCATGTATGCCCCTTTTGCAGGTGAAAAATTGAAAAAGCTTCTGGGCAAATCTGAACATAAGACGGAAGCAGAATTTTATAAAATCATATTAAAAAGAATGACATCACCTTATATTCAGAAGACTTCATGGAACTTTGCAATAAACGAGGAGCAGTTCATTGATGAATATGTCGTTGAGCACAGCGAATATGTCGGTCTCGGATCCGGTGCTTTCAGCTTTTTAAACAACACTCTGTATGCGAACTCTTTCTCCCTTAAAAGATATGCTGAAAAAATACGAAACGGCAGGTCAAGCGTCTCCAAAAGCGTCAGTTTCAGCAAACATTCAATCAGCCAATACCGCATGATGGTTGAGATGTTCGGACTATCTGGAAGACCTGCACATCGACCTCTGCTGGAATATACGGCGTTGAAATCATTAGGAGCAGTAAGCAGAACAGGATCAGAAACAGTCATAACACCAAAGGGCAGATTTATCCTATCAACTATGATGAAGGGCTTCTATAACGGGATGGACTATATAAGAGAAACAATGCGGAAAGACCTTACAAGAGAGGATGAATACATAAAATAA
- a CDS encoding LysR family transcriptional regulator: protein MDSSLLRVFLAVAQEGSFSGAAKKLNYVQSNVTARIKQLEEAAGHQLFYRKPRGVVLTPAGGTLIANAKEIVRRLDDAAMMMRNFGEKTGSLRIGSTESNAALRLTPALVQLHKKYPRIELQLMTGTTKAVIEELLNYNIDIAFVSGIPENSDLEVLEVYDEEMVMVEPAEGDIPDVIITFKKGCTYKEALENLMPELGYSSFRVMEFGSLETIIGCVSAGMGRTLLPLKVVESIADLKRLSLISLPDGCKKIPTCMVCRKDARPVIDLRGFGLTVV, encoded by the coding sequence ATGGACTCGTCGTTGTTAAGAGTATTTCTGGCTGTTGCACAGGAAGGAAGTTTCTCCGGTGCGGCAAAAAAACTGAATTATGTTCAATCCAATGTGACTGCACGCATTAAGCAGCTTGAAGAGGCTGCCGGGCATCAGTTATTTTACAGAAAGCCAAGGGGAGTGGTTCTGACACCAGCGGGAGGAACTCTTATTGCAAATGCAAAGGAGATAGTCAGAAGGCTTGATGACGCAGCAATGATGATGCGGAATTTTGGCGAAAAAACAGGAAGTCTGAGGATAGGGTCAACGGAATCCAACGCTGCGTTAAGGCTGACTCCTGCGCTGGTGCAACTTCATAAAAAATATCCAAGGATCGAGCTTCAGCTTATGACCGGAACTACGAAAGCTGTTATTGAGGAGCTTCTTAACTATAATATTGATATAGCTTTTGTGAGTGGAATACCTGAGAATTCTGATTTAGAGGTGCTTGAGGTTTATGACGAAGAGATGGTAATGGTTGAACCTGCCGAAGGCGACATTCCGGATGTTATCATAACCTTTAAAAAGGGGTGTACATATAAAGAGGCTCTTGAAAACCTTATGCCTGAGCTGGGGTATAGCTCGTTCAGGGTTATGGAGTTTGGCAGTCTGGAAACTATAATAGGATGCGTCTCCGCCGGAATGGGGCGGACGTTACTCCCTCTGAAAGTTGTGGAAAGTATCGCAGACCTGAAAAGGCTCAGTCTGATAAGTCTGCCGGATGGCTGCAAAAAGATACCAACCTGTATGGTTTGCAGAAAGGATGCACGCCCTGTCATAGACTTGCGTGGATTCGGTCTTACGGTTGTTTAA